A window of Phaseolus vulgaris cultivar G19833 chromosome 4, P. vulgaris v2.0, whole genome shotgun sequence genomic DNA:
TGTTTCTCCGCTGATCTTTGGATGCTCAAGATTCAAAGTCGTGTCCTGGCAAATGCAAGCGatgatttaaataaaaacatactgTAAGAAGATCGTAGCCTGAGAAGATTTCAGGCAATGAGATAACAGAATTAATTTGCACAGGGGCTTTCAAAGAGGTTTATTGCAACAATATATAATAACTTACCTCCAAAGATTGAGGTCCAATATGAAaggcagaagaagaagaagagagcgACAAAGCTTTGTTCGCTAAACATAATGCCTGTAGATTGAAGAAGAGAGTAAGTGAGAAATGTGCGAATTATAGAGTTAATTGCATTGAGGTAATAGGAATACGAAGCGACAAACCAAGTGTTGGAAAATGTCGTTTCGAGCAACAAAATCGGTTTCGCAGTTGAGTTCGACGAGAGCGAGCGCGGTGGGGGTTTGGGCGACGGCGAGCAAACCTTGGGAGGCGGTTCTTGAGGATTTTTTGGAAGCTAAAACTTTTCCCCTTTTTCTGAGTTCCTTCTGAGCAGCTTCTATGTCCCAATTGGAATCAACCAGAGCGGCTTTAACGTCCTTCATAGGAGCGCTTGTTCTTTCTCGCAATTGCTTAATCAGATTCACGTTCTCCGACGCAGAACAGTAATACGAACTATTCCGCCGTACCAAAGCACAAACACGTTTTGCAGCGCCGTAGAAAGCCATTGCGATTCCGACTCAGAGCTCAACAAACAGAAGCGCAGCTCCGTTAATGGATGCTAGGGCTTTTCAACACTCTCTCTGCAACATCTCATTTTACTACCAATTGCATCTATAACGTAGtttattaatattacttttttttattttataaaactttttagtcctttttctttttattttagatGCTCCTTTCTTATTTTACAAATGACTAAAACTAAACATATTTATTACACTTGACAAAAATGTATATCTTAAACCCATTACTTATAACAAACAATATATTATAAGTTTAATTTCgtaaatatgtatatattgtttcatattttagtgtatagatttaattataaattcactcaaatagttaatttaaataatattctaatttttaaattttattatcatattttgAAATAGAATCCCAACATTAATTACAATTAATAAtctatttaaattattacaaaataaattttaaatgtaactAATGTTGTAAAATATTAGCTgccatatatattttttattttaaattttaaattttttcataatttctttattttttaaaaagttaaaaattaggtTAGAATTCAGTTTAGTAAAGTCTGctattttgataaatattgtaaataatatgatatttggtttttttttaataataaattttgtgtAAGAGTTATTTGATGCGTCATATCTTGAAAATAATAGAAtatgatataaaatatatatatatatatatatatatattttttattttattttttcatatagtGACCCTTATTCCAAAATTGATAATCAATAACTAATATGTCAGATGGGGCGTGGCTTCCACTGGTATAATTAAAAGTTTTGTATTTGTCATTCATGGTTAAAGTTAGAGTTCCTATTATAGCCATGCTGGAACTTCTATATCAAACTTATTTTCTGTTTATTTCAATTCAGTTTATTTTCTATTCACTCAATGAATTAATCCTCCTCTGTGCGCTTAATCATTTCTTTGAATAAgttttgagaaaaatattttttttcatgaccaataattaataatagatatcaaagaagaaaaattggTATTTAGAAAATAGATTAGTGGTTCATTGGGAACTAAATTAAGAAGAGAATTATGAGTATAAGGAAAATTATAACCCAAAGCTTTCCTTCACTTCCACTCTTTCTCACTTTAGTACTTCTGTTTTAATTATGCACAATCAAACAAACCATTGAAATTAAATTAGCCTAGACCATATAAGAATTTCTGAAATCAGTAACCATCACTAGTGCTTGGTGCATGATATATGGATTCTGTCCATTGTTAGTATGCACTTGTTCTTGTTCTAGAGAAGCTAAGGGGGCCTTCAGACGGTGCTCATAACAGTAGAACAAGGTTTAATTTGATCATTCACAAGATGGTGGAGAAGTGGCAAATGTGTAAAAGATTGCAAGTAACTCATCTACACCATTTAATATTCTCTCAATTCATTTCACCACAGAACCTGGAATGTCTTTTTGTTACTTACAGGAAGAAATATTGACATTATAAACCAGATAGAATAGAATGGCGACTGGTTTAAGTGAAGGAAGAAATGAAGCAAAATTTAGAAGAGAAGAGAACAACCAATGtcacatttttcttttcaaattgcACTACAAAACCATTCATTTTCAGGActaattaaattgaatatttaaaCATGTTCATCACTCCCCTACAAGTCAAAATGAAGTACATAGTGTCGAAATGCAGAAATTTTGATAAAACATAATGGGCAAAGGAAACTAACCCATCAAAAGACATACACACACTTAGTCCGAAACAGGATTATGCAGGGGTTGCTTCCACGAGGGCCTCACTTGGTAAGCCTTTTACAGTTATGGTTATATGACAAGTGCGCTTTTTAATTGAATGAGCACGCCCTCGAGATACAGGTTTTACCCTTTTCATTGTTTTCCCTTCATTAACCTCTGCTTTACTGATAACTAAACTTCCCTTGCTTAAACCCAGATTATTGCTAGCATTTGCTCCTGCCGAAAACACTATCTTCAGAATGGCTTCACACGCTCGATAAGGCATCAGTTCcaatatcataagtgtttcatcGTATTTTCGTCCACGAATCTGATCGATCACTCTACGAGCTTTGTTAGCAGACATACGAATATTTCTCCCTACAGCGAACGCTTCCACGGCTTTGCTGCTCTCCTGCTCTGCACCACCATTAAATTTAAACATCGGTTACATCTTTTCCCAAACCCTTGTAAGATCTACACATGATGGCATATTAAAGACACACCCAAACCCGTAAAATGTAAAATGCTAAATATTTGACTGCCTAAAATTTCCAATGAAAGCCTTTTGTTTGTGTCAGAGTGAAACTCAGAAAGACCTCATACTCTTCAGTCACTCACTCATGTCTTCTttgcatttcacacacaaacataTAAGGAAGAACTTTGACCCTTTGATTCAAGAAATGTACATGAATTAATAGTGGTAtgctatatatgtatatatatatatgcctCAACCAATTTATTGAACATTAAGTTTGTACTGCCGCAGGAAAACAGTCTAAAGAAGTGAATGAAAGGCAAAGGCATCGAATTGGCGTTAGAAAGCAGCAGATGAAAGATGTGATTGACGACACCCATTTATAACTAATGCAAATGTTTAAACTTTTTAGAATTCTCAACCAACACTAACTCAAATCACTAGGAAGTTCACAGGATAGTACTGATTACTGACATAAAACCATGTTCacaaataaatattcataattgtGGAATTGGGGATTCACAATACGATACTGATTACTGAATTTTACCCCTGAGAAACAAGATGAATGAAGGACACATAACGTGAAGAAGAAGGTCCGTTTGAGACCCTTCTGAGTGTAGTATCTAAATGCAGGATATATGGAGAGAAGAAGGCACATTAGAACATAATAGAATGAATTGGAGCTAATATTTGATgcatatatatagttatattagGGTTGCGATGTTGAAATGAGAAAAGAGATGGAAGAAGCATGTTATGGAGAATGGTGAAagggaaagagaaagagaaagagaaagagagtaCCTCCGAACTGGGAAGCGTTGAAGCGACAAACGAGGGAGTTGTGATTGAGGTGGGAAGTGTTGGGTTTGATGGAAATGAGGGTTTTGTCGGTAAAATGGGAGGGCTCGGAGAAGCAGCGGATTCCGGCGGAGGGGAATTTGAGCTTGGGTTGACAGTGGAATTGGAATTGGGGAGCGACGGCGACAGATAAAGGAGGAGGATTGTGGTGAAGACGAAGGAGAGGACGGTTCACTGCCAGAGAAACAGCCATTTCTGTTTTCCTCTCTCTTACCCAATGAAGCTGCAGTGAGAGAGATGGATAAGATAAAGGGCATATTTATCttaattcttttctttttctttttcctcatATAAACcatttaaatagttttttatatattcatttgtaaaattaattgatcaaaataaaattatacataattatatatatatatatatagatatagagagagagagggaagGGAAATGCAAATGTACAGCTACAGGTGGTGTGGTTCAGTGCCCTCCACACCCACAACCGCAACCACCATGATTCGTCGGTTATGCTGTTTACAGAGCGTCTCCTCCGcttccaccaccaccaccaccaacaaGAAGCCCCTTGTCTTCTTGGGTGCACCTCAGGTTTCTCTCTCTCTGCActcctctttcttcacttttttctGTTTCACTTCATTCTCTACTTTTCAGGTCTCTTCCATAGTCCTTGACACGCTTCTCGACGCTTCTGCTTCTCCACATTCTTCATTCGAGGTTCCTTCACACCCCATATACACGCCATTTTCTTCTAATTTCACTTTCATTCCATGTTTACACTGTGTATGGAATATGAATTCATCAGGTTGCGGCCATTGTGACTCAGCCAGCTGCTAGAAGGGACAGGGGCAAGAAGCTTGCCCTCTCTCCCTTGGCCACTCATGCTCTTGACAGAGGCTTCTCCCCCGATCTCATTTTCACTCCCCATAAAGCTGGAGACGTATGCACCTTCTCTACCCTGTTCTATTTATTGCGTTTTTCTTAGTTTTCTTCTTTCTCATCAAACTCAATTTCTGCAGGATGCTTTCTTGTCAAATTTAAAAGCTTTGCAACCCCACTTGTGCATTACAGCTGCCTATGGCAATATATTACCTACCAAGTTTCTAGATATTCCTCAATTCGGTTTGTCACTTCCTCCTCCATTGCCACCCATGCTACTGCAAAATCTATCAAAAATTATACCTCTGTGACACCTTTCCATTTGCAAATACCTCAGGAACAGTTAATATTCACCCTAGCCTGCTGCCATTGTATCGTGGCGCTGCTCCTGTTCAAAGGGCTTTGCTGGTTCTCCCCCGTTTCTTTTGTCAATCCTACATTCTCAATGTTTCTATTTCATTAACTTACTTTGCTGGTGGTTTATATTGGTTTGTGCACTAGGATGGTGTTAGAGAAACTGGAGTGTCGTTAGCATTCACCGTTCGTGCTCTCGATGCTGGACCTATCATTGCTACTGAAACAATTCAAGTTGATGATCAAATAAAGGTATGTTTTCTGTTTCTCCGTCTCTGCTACAATTGGTCTGAATGGAATGGAAATGCATCATGAGCCCTTTGCTTTATATTAAAGAAGAagagtttttttatatataatctttATCCTTCATTTGTAACATAATTTGAAATGTTTCTACTTCTGGTTTGGGAGTGTAAAACTGGTGCATATTATATCAAGGATTGCAATCTCCCTTAATTGTATTAATATTATATCAGGTTCGTAATGAGAATATACAGTAAAATCTTCTgggttttttattttctattttttaccGGTTTAGCATTCTGGATTACCTTTAACCATAGCTGTCAACTTGTTTAGTGAAACTTACAAGGCAGGTATTCTTTTTGTCCCTGATTCTGACAAAACTTTAGATTTGTGTGTAGGCACCCGATTTACTTGATCTCCTGTTTCGTAAAGGTATGATTCTTCAATTTTTGTCGTCCTGTGTACCTTTCTCTAGGTGATCTCTGTGCTAAGATATTCTTATCTGAGCAATTTGATAGAGTGTTCCACACTGAATGAGTTCCTACCTTTATTTGACAAAGCAGGTTCTGACCTTTTGATTAGGGAACTTCCTTCTATACTTGATGGATCAGCAAGATTAAAGGCACAACCTCAAGATGACTCTAAGGTTACATTGGCTCCTAAGGTATGTGAGCCTTGATTATGTTTCCAGGAAGCTGTCATAGAAAATAACAATTCCTATTAATATTTGTTCAGTATATATCAGGTCCAAAATACTGTCTACTTTGTTGAAATTTGATATTGCATATACTATTAAAAATCTATTGTATTATTACTGGCAAGAAATTAATGGTTAAAAAATGCATCGATTCTCTTTGCAAGTCAGTAATATAAATTCCCtttaataataatcaaaagaGTGCGAATGAAAGGCCACAAACACAaccttatatacaataaattcaacGGGTAGAAAAAAGACACTTGAAGATATGGGTATTCTATATTCCTCTAAATTATCCTCACTTTCCTTCCAAAATGCAATATGTGAACCTTCACCCAACCTAAGAAGCTAGTAGTCTATAAGAAGTATATCCCTGAGAAATAGTCTTCCTGGGTGTTGCATCCATTGCAAATggttatgttttttctttttcttctgtcTCTGATTTTTCAACACTTCGAGCTCCTGTTGTTCAGAAATAGGGTTtaatactatttatttttacatgatTTCTTCAAGCAGTTGGCTGTAGTTCAGTTAGAAAACTTGTGAATGTCAAAGACTGAATTGGTGAGAGTTTGTGTTACATGTCTTTCTGTTCAGTGCAGTAAACATCTGTTATTcataagaaaaaggaaaatactctgGTAGATACGGTTTGCAAAAATATCTTACAAGGAGTtgctcattttttttatttttctactttATGCAGATAAATCCAGATGAATCATGGCTATCCTTTGATAAAGAAGCATCTGTTGTGCACAATAAGGTAAACTTCATGATCTTATCTGAAGGGCACAGTTGtgatataaaacaattttaggTTCGTGCCTTTTCAGGGTGGCCAGGAACTAGAGCAAGAGTTGTAGTGGTTGAGAAAAATGGTCAGCAGAAAACTTtggatattaaaattattaccaCACGACTTAGCAGTCATGAAAGTGTGCTGTTCAATGAAGCAGATGATGTTGCATTTGTTGAGGGTGCGTTGGTATTTCCATGTGGAAGGGGTACCACACTTGAGGTATACATAAATTGAAATTCCTGTCACGCATTCAAGAGGCTTTTGTCCTTTCTATGATTACATGCTTATTTCATCCTATTGGAATTGAATTCTATGATTGTAATTCTTGCCTGGTTAATTACACTTGTGTTTTTTAACACTTTTTCAATATAAATCTTATTTAGCTTTTCAAAAAATGAATGGACAGAAATAGTGTTGGATGAAGAGGCAATGCCCTTGTTGGGGATGCGAATTATATATCCGCACTTTATTGATAGAGCATTTGCACTTGAAAATACAAAATCTCGAGTTTGTCATTGCTTGCTTTCTGAGATACAGTTGACAAGCGTTTTTCTTTAATATCACGAGGAACAGCCATTGATGAAGCACTGTTGCTCTTCAATCTAAATAAGAGAACTTTTTGTACACAAATTTAGTATATTCTTTCAAAATAAGACCTATATCCTTGCAAATCAAATACGGCTTTCTGAATCCAGTGACATTGTAACTCTCAGGTATTGGAAGTTCAGCTTCCTGGAAAAAAGGCAGTAAATGCAGCTGCTTTCTGGAATGGGCTGC
This region includes:
- the LOC137836626 gene encoding uncharacterized protein, whose amino-acid sequence is MQMYSYRWCGSVPSTPTTATTMIRRLCCLQSVSSASTTTTTNKKPLVFLGAPQVSSIVLDTLLDASASPHSSFEVAAIVTQPAARRDRGKKLALSPLATHALDRGFSPDLIFTPHKAGDDAFLSNLKALQPHLCITAAYGNILPTKFLDIPQFGTVNIHPSLLPLYRGAAPVQRALLDGVRETGVSLAFTVRALDAGPIIATETIQVDDQIKAPDLLDLLFRKGSDLLIRELPSILDGSARLKAQPQDDSKVTLAPKINPDESWLSFDKEASVVHNKVRAFSGWPGTRARVVVVEKNGQQKTLDIKIITTRLSSHESVLFNEADDVAFVEGALVFPCGRGTTLEVLEVQLPGKKAVNAAAFWNGLRGQKLKKL
- the LOC137836627 gene encoding large ribosomal subunit protein uL22c-like; translation: MAVSLAVNRPLLRLHHNPPPLSVAVAPQFQFHCQPKLKFPSAGIRCFSEPSHFTDKTLISIKPNTSHLNHNSLVCRFNASQFGEQESSKAVEAFAVGRNIRMSANKARRVIDQIRGRKYDETLMILELMPYRACEAILKIVFSAGANASNNLGLSKGSLVISKAEVNEGKTMKRVKPVSRGRAHSIKKRTCHITITVKGLPSEALVEATPA